A stretch of DNA from Salmo trutta chromosome 12, fSalTru1.1, whole genome shotgun sequence:
tgtCCCATGCCAAAATGTGCTGTATTGCAGGAAATTtactttaaaatgtaaatgttttctcTTCGCtgtcatggggggggggggtcacccccatcaaagttgcccctCCCTGGGTTCAACTGATGGATGGGTTCTTGTTCTAAGAATCTCAATAACAAGAGGTGGGGAGGTTGTAACCATTTAGGTTGACTTCATCACAAATATCATTATGTTTGAGACTTATCTCCCGTGGTATTCATCTTGTAGGGCAGACTATAGCTGAGAGAAAGACCTGAAGGAGGATTACTTACTGATCTAGTCATTCAGGTTTTACTACTGTATACATGACTGACTCTCTCACACGACTCTCCAGTAATAATCTGTCTCCACCCCACCCACCTGTGTCTTCTATCTGCAGTCTGATCAATGCTGACTTCTGTGTGGCGGGCTGTCTCATAGCCTACGGGGCAGTGCTGGGTAAAGTCAGCCCGGTCCAGCTGTTGGTTATGACCCTGTTTGGTGTCACTCTGTTCGCTGTGGAAGAGTACATCATTCTGAACTTACTTCATGTGAGTCCCATCAAGCACTCTCTGGGCGTACAACTATTAAATTAAACACCCTGCATTAGCCATGGCTGGATTCATTTAATTCACCCTATAACCCTGATATAGTAACTTATTTATCTAACCTCAATGGCCTGCAGCCACGTAATCACATGGTTTGGTACACCTGGTAACAAATGACTGTTTCTGTCTCCACAGGCTAGGGATGCCGGTGGCTCCATGGTTATTCACACCTTTGGAGGTTATTATGGTCTGGCCATCTCTTGGGTCCTTTACCGACCTAATTTACACCAGAGCAAGCGTATGCAGGGCTCTGTGTACCACTCCGATACCTTCGCCATGATCGGTGGGATAGTTGTCCATTGCATAAACATACGATTGCTTCTGATTTGCTCTGTGTGGGTTTCAAACCCTCTGGTGATGGTGACCTATCTTTAGTTTGTAGAAGTTTTCTGTCATGGAACTGTTCCTgttctgaagtgtgtgtgtgatgatcgGTGTGTTTTAACTGTGttgtcccttctctctcctcaggcACACTGTTCCTGTGGATGTTCTGGCCCAGTTTCAACTCGGCCATTACTGACCATGGAGACGGTCAGCACAGGGCAGTCATCAACACATACCTGGGCCTGGCCTCCACTGTCCTCACCACAGTGGCCATCTCCAGCCTCTCTCAGAAGACTGGCAAGCTCGACATGGTAAGGAACCATCGCTATGTGTATGTGTTTGAATGTGTGACATTCTCTGTAACTGTGTATTTGTGACACTAACTGATGACCTCTCAGTCTGCATAATCCTCCTCTGCGCTCATCTTGTTGACTGACAAGTTTGCGTGTCATGACTGGTGCTCTCTCTTGCTTAACAGGTGCATATCCAGAATTCCACCCTGGCTGGGGGTGTTGCCTTGGGGACAGCGGCTGAGTTTATGATCTCTCCCTACGGCGCTCTGATCGTGGGCTTCTTCTGCGGCATCATCTCTACCATGGGCTACATCTTCATTTCTGTGAGTCTCACCCCTGGCCTCTCACAGCTTGAAGCTACAATGTCTTGTTTTGTAGGCTTAGTAGGTTCTGTCCAAAGAAAGTCATGACAACTCTTACAACTCTTATTTACTTCTTGTGAATGATGTTGAGCCACACAAAAAAAGGTATAGCACTCTAAATGGCTGCCGAATCTGTATTGGGCAGATTCCTTTGCCATAAACGGTAGTACACTATTTGGGTGTGTTGTTAAACCTTTCCCTGTCTCCTCCCAGCCCTTCTTGGAGAAGACACTGAAGATTCAGGACACGTGTGGAATACACAACCTGCACGCCATGCCTGGGGTGATTGGCGGGATAGTTGGAGCCATCACTGCTGCAGCTGCCAGCGAGTCAGTCTACGGAAAGCAGGGGTGAGCCAGGAGACCCGAGGGCCTAAGGCTACACAGCCAAACCACATGAACCTGAACATGTATCCTTGTTACCAGACAATCAGAACACATATTCCCCCACAACCTCTCATCAACCAATCATATAACACAGTTACTGTATGTCACAGGACATATCTTAAACGATTAATATTATTTTACACCAAACAATTTATGTCAGTTACAGTTTAGGCTGTAGTCTGACAGTTAGTTGGAAATATACAGAGTCATTAGAAGACTCAACATAAAGCCTAAATATGGGACACAATCTGATTCTGTACATTGTTCTTTTCTGTCCAGGTTGATCAACACGTTTGACTTCACTGGAGACTTTAAGGACAGAACCGTGTTAACTCAGGGTGGATACCAGGCCGCTGGCATGTGTGTGTCCATCGTCTTCGGGGTTGTAGGCGGAGCTATAGTCGGTGAGTTTGGCCGCGACAGCCTAGCATCAGAGATAGGGAGGAGCCATGGGCATATAAAGGGTGACCTAGAGGTGACATGGGCGGTGTAGGGGGTGACGTACTTGAAGGAAAGGGACTGAAGTTAAACGCTATCTCCTCTGTTCACAGGTTCCATCCTGAAGTTACCCATTTGGGGTGATCCTGCTGATGAGAACTGCTTCGATGATGAGGTGTACTGGGAGGTAAGGGAACCAGCCACTCATCCCCTGCTGTTCACAATACAACCACTGGGTGGTGCCATTGTCTTTGATTTAGTGTCACGTGACGACCTACAGACCACCTTTGAGATCTACATCAGAATTTTTATGactaaatggagaaaaaaaagatcAACTATAGTAGTCAATACAACTATTGCATTACACTGACCACACTGAAGACATTTCACACAAGTAGGACAATAAAACCTAAATCACCTATGATTCTTCACAGCTccctgatgaagaggaggagcatCAGGAGAGCATCCCTCCCATTCTGGAGTACAACAACCACATGATCCACAAGCATCAAGACCTGTAAGTCCATTCAGCATGCTCTGTTTGACCATATCACAAAAATCGTTAGTGATTTGTTGAAGTTATAATCAAGGATTAGTTTTAAATACAGTACTTGTTTATAGATAATCCAATCTTTTCTCAAACCATTATGTTCTCTGTTTATTGTAATGACTAATCATTCCACAAGAGAGAGCAGTGTAGGGAaaaatgtgtgtttttctttctAAGTCTGTGATGTTTTGCTCTTATCCTAATAGATCTGAGTCCAACTTCTCTGTGGAACACTGTGAAAGCTAAATACAGAGGTGTGAGGACACCACTACCCAAGCACGTGCTGACGGACCACGGAATTACCACGGAAATCCAACAGACAACCGCACTCCCCCTAAATGAAGACACCAATACAAGGCACATTTAAAACATGCTTTCTTGCGTCTTATGTTAAGGTCATTACATACATTTGAAGCCATTAGATACTGTAGGTGCCTCCCCCCACCACCCACACCATTAGATCACATACACTTCCTAGATGGTTATGCACTGGCACGGAACACTCTGTCCTGAATTCTGGTCAAATACGAATCTATTAAAAGGACCTCAAAGATCTGCACTTAATCCACATTATGTCCAACTATAACCTACTACACAAAATGGCCAATAGAGCTTTTCCTGAGCATTGGTatactgtgttttatatatatatataaaacaatcaCACACTGTGAAATCTTTGATCACAACCACTGAATTGAATGAGGTTGAGGAAATTATCTTTTATGAAATCACTTTGGCCAATCCTCATTCTGTGGCCTCGTATGTTGTACATTTTCTTTTCAgagaattttttattttaatacagcCGGTGTATATGTGAAGAGGACGGTAGTTTACTTTTAGTTAAAAGTGAATATTTTGTCTATTGTTCTCTGAAAAACCCCAAAATGGTTTTGCTCTATTTTCACAATGCAGGAGTACCCTTTGAGTCCCCAATTTAATCATTTTCTTTGGTTAAATACTTTAAATCGTTATCCCAAACAAAGAGTCAGTGATGAGTTGTAGAAGTACATTTAAACTTTACTTGAACGTTTTTGGTAACATAATGCATTTAAACAGCTTTTAAAGCTACGTTTATGCAAACACATTTTCATCTCTATTGATTGAATGTATCCCCTGCCTTCTGAGATGCTCTCTGTCTTCCACCTGTTATGTTTTTACTGTACTGTTGTCTGAGTGACAGAAGTTTAGATGTTTTATGTAAATCTTATTCTATACTCAAAATCATGTTTATTTAAATGTTGCTACTCATGTAACttaacaaataaaatgtgatgttAGATATACTGTGTTTGCCTCTTCTCCTTGATAGCTCCACAGTCATGTAAGATGGATGAAAGGATGTGTATATCTGATGTCATGCTCAGTGTGAAGGAGAAGATACTGTACGTAAGATGTACATACAGACCAGCATGATCAACATGTACTGTAACAGCTGGGACCTTTTGAATGTCCACCACTATGGCGAGGTAATGAAGGGCTAAAATCAATGACCTGCTATCCTTTTAAAAGGCAACTGCAGTCAGCAATTTTGGAGAGGGGAAACGCTTTTCACTGTTACTTTTTcgcagcaggttaggaaaatTTGCGTAGCACGTTAGGAGACTAAGGTTAAGAAAAAGGATTGGGGTCAGAGTTAGCAAAAACAAACCTGCTACAAAAATCACTTTCTATGGAAGGGCCGTGAAAAGTGTCCCCCTTTTGGAGAGACTACTGCTATGGGGCCGACACCATGTGACCATGTCTGTTTGATGATGATGACTTGTTTGATTGTTTGAAAGTCATGGTAAGTCTACTTCAAATCAGTAATATCATTGAAATTGATATTATGAATCCTGTAAATATTGACTAGGTGTAACACGATGCTTTGGGACAGACTACAGCTAAGGAGAGTTTGAAAGGAGTTTTATGTAAGTTGCCTCTGAAATTGATCTAATGTCTGTATATTTGCAAGTTTAAATGTGACTAACTGGCATTTTCATGTATCTTCTACAGGCTTAATACAGCAGCTGTATTTTAACCTTGATAAAACAGTTTTTTAGTCTAAAGCCACTAACCCAAAAGTTTTACTATTTAATTGTATTGAGTACATTCTTGGTTAGAGTTCAGGTAGGCCTATCTCTGCCTGTTTTTTGAGTGCTCCAACTTGTTTAACAGGAATTGGTCATTTTTGGGATGTTTTTCTTGGGCTATCACTATATTATTGGTTAGGCTAGTGCTTCAGTGATAACTTAAAGGTGTGTTTGAAAAGTGCGTTGTGCTCAAGTGTTTTCCTCATAGAAGTGCTGTGAATCACTATTTTCTAGTCCAATTACTCTGAGCATGTCACAAGTGTAGAGAGGGGTAGGCAGGAGGCAGTCtcaggtttagaactactgagtTTATTAAagcacagatatatatatatatatactgccgTTCAAATGTTTGAGGTCACTtggaaatttccttgtttttgaaagaaaagcaattttttttgtccattaaaataacactgaattgatcagaaatacagtgtacagtcgtgtccaaaagttttgagaatgacacaaatattaatttccacaaagtttgctgcttcagtgtctttagatatttttgtcatatGTTacaatggaatactgaagtataattacaagcatttcaaaagtgtcaaaggcttttattgacaattacatgaagttgatgcgaAGAGtctatatttgcagtgttgacccttctttttcaagacctctgcaatccgccctggcttgctgtcaattaacttctgggccacatcctgactgatggcagcccattcttgcataatcaatgtttAGAGTTTGTCATAATTTGTGGGTttctgtttgtccacccgcctcttgggggttaaccacaagttctcaatgggattaaggtctggggagtttcctggccctggacccaaaatatcgatgttttgttccccgagccacttagttatcacttttgccttatggcaaggtgctccatcatgctggaaaaggcattgttcatcaccaaactgttcctggatggttgggagaagttgctctcggaggatgtgttggtaccattctttattcatggctgtgttcttaggcaaaattgtgagtgagcccactcccttcgctgagaagcaaccccacacatgaatggtctcaggatgctttactgttggcatgacacaggactgatggtagcgctcaccttgtcttctctggacaagcttttttcccaaacagttggaaaggggattcatcagagaaaatgactttaccccagtcctcagaagtccaatccctgtaccttttgcagaatatcagtctgtccctgatgtttttgaggaggagatgcactgcagtactttatgcagctggtggccacaccagatactgattgttacttttgattttgaccccccttttttcagggacacattattccatttctgttagtcacatgtctgtggaacttgttcagtttatgtctcagttgttgaatcttgtcatgttcatacaaatatttacacataaacgcagttgacagtgagaggacgtttctttttttgctgagtttatttatacacacatacatataaataaaagcgggacgaaacccaaaatgcaaaataataataaagtactcaggaaatagtaggagagattcctctcaggaaaacaagcaacatttacaatgaccaACAAAGACAAATAacagagggagtatatatacagtgacaGAGTGGGCATTGGacccaggtgtgtgtaatgatgacgagacaagttGATGATGACGAGAcaggttgatgagtgaagggcgtttgccaTCAGCGGGTTCAGCAGCAGCTAGAAGACTGGCAACGCCGATCGCCAGAGCTGGACAGGAGGGGAagccaaagcgaaggctggtgtgacagAGCATACCTACCAGGAAACAGCTTTGGACCTTTATTGTGTGATGCTATTGCTCCCATAGTTATCATAAAGCTTTTGCAATGTATGTAGGGTCCTCTATCCTGTCTACAGTAAGTGAGATCTTAGACCAGCACCTTTGACCTCACCATGTGTTCAAATCTGAGCTAGTAAAAAAAAGAACCTGCTCTTGTGCCTTGAGCCACAGCCAATCAGAGGTATGTAGCAGGGTTCTCTGTCCTGTCTCACGAAGCACAACCCGATGTCATTGTGACCTAGCCTGGCCACTTCCTCCGGTCAAAGTTGGGAGTTGGAGGGCTTAGAGAGATCAATCCAGGGGCCCACATACCCAGAGACACTTGTTTAGCCTTATAGGGCAACATGTTAGAGGTTAAAGGTTAGATCAATCTCTGTCACACTCTGAAGTGAAGACTAACTGTCAGGGGCCTGGTGTTGGCCCCACCATCTGTTACTCTCAGCCAagtccctcccctcatctctcacCCTGTGTTTTCTGTGAACAGGTATTATTTTAATGTATTGTTGTATATTTTAATGTGTATATGGatgtgtagtttaatgtgtatattgtattttGATGTGTATTGTTGTGCTAAACAGGGCACATctggaaaagagaccttggtctcagcattgactccctgtcaaaataaaggttaaatacgcCACTGATGTGGAATATGTCCTGTGTCTTCTGTCTGAGACTCTCTATGGTATGTTCATTACAGGTCTGACAGACTTGATTATCACCATCATTGTACCAAGTACCCCTGAATAACTCTTACTTTCACTCTCCCATACCCATTTCTACTTCAAGAGTATCTGCATCAGGTCAAAGAGGGGGGTTATTAGTATGACCATAAACACAGACAAAAAGCAAACCATGTTATTGCTCGCTGAGCATATGTGAGGGCGTGGTGGGTTAAGGAGAGGGGGTGAGCTGGCCTGATAGAGGTCTGTTGCCTGTCCATTTTGGTCGTACCAGACTGGTCACCCTCAAGGCCAACCTTTCCAATCCCAGTATTCTCATGGTAATGAGGCCTAACAGAGATCCCGGTCGCTGGACAGACCAGTCAATAGGGTTATTTCCTGATCCATCACCATGGCGTTTAATGAACTCTAAACACTCAGTGTGGACCCTAGCTTTGTGCCTGCCTGACAAACCAGCTGGTTTCATGAGTGAAGAGGTCACAATAAATTATGATTTATATATTTAAGCTTAATTATGAGGTTAGTTAAGAGAAGTATCAGTTTGAACACAATAGTTTTCTGAATATTTTACAAGGGACACTTTATTCACAATAGAAATGGTCTTCTACAGGAATGAGTGgcaaaatatactgtatatatctgCATTTGGAAAGAATTGGACAGTTTCCTCATAATGAATCTACTCTGGAGTAAGTTCAGTGAGCGCATGTCCCTAGGTTTGGCCCCTGATTCCTGAAGTGGCTCTATGAGGAATTCCTCACTTCTAATCCTGATGGGAGGAAAGTTAACCAGGGGAACCCTGACACTAAGGCAGTGTGCAGCAACTCCAGCCCAGGTTTAGGGGATTACATGGGATAAATTAGATGGACagcaggggagagcagggagGGTGGAGCAGCGATTTCCCTGATTCACATAGCTTTCCCATGAGGAGgcgggaggagggaagagggaggagggagaagggattGGAGCTTCAAACTGAGTGAGAGAGAACGCTAGACAGAAGAGGTAAAGAATGAGAATGAGGGGGAGAAAGTGAGAGGGAAATGGCTTCAAATATCTTCTTCTGGCTAATCAAACAAGGCTGTGGGAGTTTGAGGGGCCGACAGAGGGGGATGGAGGCGGGATGCAgaaggcaggaggaggaggaggcagtggGACTGTAACAGAGATGTCCCTGTTAATCCTGTGTTTGAAGAGTGCAGGCGGACAAGCAGGTGGGCAGACCCTCCTATAGTGCCCCCTGAAAGGACCCGGGGTgctggaggagagtggagggagctCCTCTCCTGGATCACATGACCCTGGGAGTGTGTGTGAAACCACTCTACCCACCATTGTCCCCCCTGGGGCCAGCCCCATGTGAAAGGCTGCAGAAAGCCTGTAATCAGATTAAAGGTTGCTAGGAAGAGGGGGGCCAGATTTTCGTGGAACGTGAAGGGGGTGGTCGCGCTCTAATCAATACCTGCCATTGAAGTGCAGGAGAGGGGCTAAATAACGCAGCGGGTGGGCGTGGGGTACTGGGCCGCGGGGACAAATTGGCCTGTTGTTGGAGGGGGGATAACGGCTGGGCTGGGAGGAGTGGCACAATCAGTAAGCTTGGAGTGTGGTAGAATGGGTGGGTGGGAAAGGGGGGACCGGGAGAACTCAAAAGGTGGCGGCCCTCTCCCCTCCCGCCCTGGTAATTATATCACTTTGTGAGCTGATTGGAGCAGGCTGCAGGGTCCATCTGGGCTGATAGATCTCTATTCTCAGACTCACACTGGTCTCACCAACCCACCACTCAATGAACTATCAGGGGCTCCTCTGCTCTTAACAGGACTCATCATCATCAGGCTTCCTGAGAGGTCTGTCCCTGTCAGTCAGCCATCACACAACACCACAGCTCACTAATGACAGACAATAGgctcctctctgcttccctccagGTCCCAGGTGGAGCATTAATGAAGAAAGAACTTCAACTAGTCGCACCATTTCATTTGAACACTGAGGCTGTGGATGGTCTTTTGTGCTTAGGTGCTTGAATGGATGTGATGTGGAAGGAATGAATGTGAAAGAGGTTTCTGGTTGGGAAGGACACCCTCTTGAAACATTCGGGAAAGTGAGAAGCATCAGGGATGGAATATTACATAAAGGAAACTTCTCATCTCATTCTCATTTTCACACACAGAACTACGCCTATtgccatattttttttatttaacctttatttaaccaggtaagtcaattaagaacaaattcttgtttacaatgatggcctggcAAGAGgcaaaggcctcctgtggggacaggggATAAAAAAATGAAGTAGGACAAAatggacaacacagacagaagacaCTGGCAACTGCACAAATACACCAGCAAACAaacagtggatgtgtgtgtggtgtttgttaaGTAAAACAACATGCTTCCTTACATAATGAAACGCAAACTAATGACATCAGGTGACAATTAGAAACAACTGCTACCAGATCCTGGAGCTTTAGGTTGGCTTGGAGAGAATTCCAAGACCAGGGGAGTAATTTAAAGGACTTTTTCCATGCTCGGTTCTAATTTTCAGGACTGTTAGCATAAAACAACATGATTTGAGCTTCTTTTCCTTTCAAGCTaggagagaggatagataaaATAGAACTTTTCCTAAAATGGCCTTCTAAATAAGAATGTACCAGTGTTTGAACCTGAGTGTTGCTAGTGATGTCCACCCCACAACACAATAGAGATCACATCATTGGTGACAAACGAAGGGCACCACATGAAAGaatacagtttactatagaatactacagtacttactatagaattctgtagtaaactgtagtaatctgtagaatactatactacgcAATGTAGTATACCTCAATCATGTGTCACTCCCTGAActtagagatccttttaattctctatttggttaggtcagggtgtgacaagggtgggcaatctatgttttctatttctttgttggccgggtatggttcccaatcag
This window harbors:
- the LOC115203146 gene encoding ammonium transporter Rh type C, with translation MGNCSQGCKDCFCRQKNTNIRLTLPVVCFVWQIAMIILFGVFIRYDEESNTHWVETKAHNNITSDIENDFYFRYPSFQDVHVMIFVGFGFLMTFLKRYSFGAVGFNFLIASFGLQWALLMQGWFHSLDPQTGKIFIGIESLINADFCVAGCLIAYGAVLGKVSPVQLLVMTLFGVTLFAVEEYIILNLLHARDAGGSMVIHTFGGYYGLAISWVLYRPNLHQSKRMQGSVYHSDTFAMIGTLFLWMFWPSFNSAITDHGDGQHRAVINTYLGLASTVLTTVAISSLSQKTGKLDMVHIQNSTLAGGVALGTAAEFMISPYGALIVGFFCGIISTMGYIFISPFLEKTLKIQDTCGIHNLHAMPGVIGGIVGAITAAAASESVYGKQGLINTFDFTGDFKDRTVLTQGGYQAAGMCVSIVFGVVGGAIVGSILKLPIWGDPADENCFDDEVYWELPDEEEEHQESIPPILEYNNHMIHKHQDLSESNFSVEHCES